In one Curtobacterium citreum genomic region, the following are encoded:
- the greA gene encoding transcription elongation factor GreA, giving the protein MSNDPQVTWLTQEAHDRLTAELEQLSGPARKEIADRIEAAREEGDLKENGGYHAAKDEQGKIEARIRQLTELLKHATVGEADFDGTVEPGTVVTAVIAGDESTFLVGNREIVADGSDLTVYSPVSPVGAAIVGMRAGDETTYTAPNGKEIAVTVTKVDRYEP; this is encoded by the coding sequence ATGAGCAACGACCCCCAGGTCACCTGGCTGACCCAGGAGGCGCACGACCGCTTGACGGCCGAGCTCGAGCAGCTCTCCGGCCCCGCCCGCAAGGAGATCGCGGACCGCATCGAGGCGGCACGTGAAGAGGGCGACCTGAAGGAGAACGGCGGCTACCACGCCGCGAAGGACGAGCAGGGCAAGATCGAGGCGCGCATCCGCCAGCTCACCGAGCTCCTCAAGCACGCCACGGTCGGCGAAGCGGACTTCGACGGCACCGTCGAACCCGGCACGGTCGTCACCGCCGTGATCGCCGGCGACGAGTCGACGTTCCTCGTCGGCAACCGCGAGATCGTCGCGGACGGCTCGGACCTCACCGTCTACAGCCCGGTCAGCCCGGTCGGCGCGGCCATCGTGGGCATGCGTGCCGGCGACGAGACCACGTACACGGCGCCCAACGGCAAGGAGATCGCCGTCACGGTAACGAAGGTCGATCGCTACGAGCCGTAG
- a CDS encoding AI-2E family transporter gives MAWGKKTHPDPVVEDSVPTGMRIAGAWSWRVLVVLGVVAVVIYLVTLFSEVLIPFLIGIVVAALLVPLSNWMQRHHVPKWIAVVVSLVGGLAAVAGLIWLVVDQIAASYPSLRDRTLSQYDTIREFVTNSGLGISQGDLNKYLSQATDWLSSNSGSILSGVASAGSSLTHLLAGLFVVIFTVIFLLIDGKNVWRWTVRLFPKKARAAIDGAGVAGWTTLTSFIRVQIFVAFVDAVGIGIGAAALQLPLVIPIAVFVFLGAFIPVVGAIVTGFLAVFIALIFNGWVAAVIMLGVILVVQQVEGHILQPLVMGSAVKVHPLAVVLGVTAASGLAGIAGAFFAVPLIATVNSMVTTIASGRWKGLDSDHVLEAKQRDHHASVEAKRKRRWRKRHPDGVPAPGSDEQPTAAKGTAG, from the coding sequence ATGGCCTGGGGCAAGAAGACGCATCCCGATCCCGTCGTCGAGGACTCGGTGCCCACCGGCATGCGGATCGCCGGCGCTTGGTCGTGGCGCGTGCTCGTCGTGCTCGGGGTCGTCGCGGTGGTCATCTACCTCGTCACGCTGTTCAGCGAGGTGCTCATCCCGTTCCTCATCGGCATCGTCGTGGCGGCGCTCCTCGTCCCGCTGTCGAACTGGATGCAGCGGCACCACGTCCCGAAGTGGATCGCGGTCGTGGTCAGCCTGGTCGGCGGGCTCGCGGCGGTCGCTGGTCTGATCTGGCTCGTCGTCGACCAGATCGCCGCGTCCTACCCCTCCCTGCGCGACCGGACGCTGTCGCAGTACGACACCATCCGCGAGTTCGTCACCAACTCCGGACTCGGGATCAGCCAGGGCGACCTCAACAAGTACCTCAGCCAGGCCACCGACTGGCTCTCGAGCAACTCGGGGTCGATCCTGTCCGGCGTCGCCAGTGCCGGGTCGTCGCTGACGCACCTGCTCGCCGGGCTCTTCGTCGTGATCTTCACCGTGATCTTCCTGCTGATCGACGGCAAGAACGTCTGGCGCTGGACCGTCCGGCTCTTCCCGAAGAAGGCGCGCGCGGCCATCGACGGCGCCGGGGTCGCGGGGTGGACCACCCTGACGAGCTTCATCCGCGTGCAGATCTTCGTGGCGTTCGTCGACGCCGTCGGCATCGGCATCGGTGCGGCCGCCCTGCAGCTGCCGCTCGTCATCCCGATCGCGGTGTTCGTGTTCCTCGGCGCGTTCATCCCGGTCGTCGGCGCGATCGTCACCGGCTTCCTCGCCGTCTTCATCGCGCTCATCTTCAACGGCTGGGTCGCCGCGGTGATCATGCTCGGCGTGATCCTCGTCGTGCAGCAGGTCGAGGGGCACATCCTGCAGCCGCTCGTGATGGGCAGCGCGGTCAAGGTGCACCCGCTGGCCGTCGTGCTCGGTGTGACGGCGGCGTCCGGGCTCGCGGGCATCGCGGGGGCGTTCTTCGCGGTGCCGCTCATCGCGACCGTCAACTCCATGGTGACGACGATCGCGAGCGGGCGGTGGAAGGGCCTCGACTCGGACCACGTGCTCGAGGCGAAGCAGCGCGACCACCACGCGAGTGTCGAGGCGAAGCGGAAGCGGCGCTGGCGGAAGCGGCACCCCGACGGCGTGCCCGCTCCCGGCAGCGACGAGCAGCCGACCGCGGCGAAGGGCACCGCGGGCTGA
- a CDS encoding DUF4307 domain-containing protein, translated as MAAAAVVVVFAAWVVWAGLDQSSHGLDSTDVGYQVVSDHETVVHSQVSVDPGTEAKCAVQALDKSYSIVGWKVVTLPPSNERTRSITTPVNTTTRGVTGLIHDCWVP; from the coding sequence GTGGCCGCCGCCGCCGTGGTCGTGGTGTTCGCCGCCTGGGTGGTCTGGGCCGGGCTCGACCAGAGCTCGCACGGGCTCGACAGCACGGACGTCGGTTACCAGGTCGTCTCCGACCACGAGACCGTCGTGCACTCCCAGGTGTCCGTCGACCCCGGGACCGAGGCGAAGTGCGCCGTGCAGGCCCTCGACAAGTCGTACTCGATCGTCGGGTGGAAGGTCGTCACGCTGCCGCCGTCGAACGAACGCACCCGCAGCATCACGACGCCTGTGAACACCACGACGCGCGGCGTGACCGGCTTGATCCACGACTGCTGGGTTCCCTAG
- the ilvA gene encoding threonine ammonia-lyase, which produces MTDTTTPRPQTAAYPTLADIEAARETIAGVARVTPMETSQFLAELLGSPVHLKCENLQRTGAYKVRGAYNRLSTLSPEQRAAGVVAASAGNHAQGVALAARELGIPATIFTPVGVALPKLQATRHYGAEVVLRGHSVEEALSAAKDFAARTGAVFIPPFDHPAVIAGQGTLGLEIIDQVPDVDTVVVPIGGGGVIAGIALAVKGTAERLGREIKVIGVQAENAAAYPSSIRAGEPVTVATTPTIADGIAVARPGDLNFPIIRDHVDEIVTVSDDDTARALLVLLERAKLVVEAAGAVGVAAIMSGAVKDTGRTVVLLSGGNIDPLMMERVITRGLVAASRYIGIRIMLPDRPGQLARVAQVISEAGANVVEVLHTRHGQGLVINEVALDLSIEARGPEHAQEVIKRLHEVGFRPELLEH; this is translated from the coding sequence GTGACCGACACCACCACGCCCCGACCGCAGACCGCCGCGTACCCGACGCTCGCGGACATCGAGGCAGCGCGGGAGACCATCGCCGGGGTCGCACGCGTCACGCCGATGGAGACGTCGCAGTTCCTCGCCGAGCTGCTCGGCTCACCGGTGCACCTGAAGTGCGAGAACCTGCAGCGCACCGGCGCGTACAAGGTCCGCGGCGCGTACAACCGTCTCTCCACGCTCAGTCCCGAGCAGCGTGCAGCGGGAGTCGTCGCCGCCAGCGCCGGCAACCACGCGCAGGGGGTCGCGCTCGCCGCCCGGGAGCTCGGCATCCCCGCCACCATCTTCACCCCGGTCGGCGTCGCCCTGCCGAAGCTGCAGGCGACCAGACACTACGGCGCCGAGGTCGTCCTGCGCGGGCACTCCGTCGAGGAGGCGCTCTCGGCCGCGAAGGACTTCGCCGCCCGGACCGGCGCCGTGTTCATCCCGCCGTTCGACCACCCCGCCGTGATCGCGGGCCAGGGCACGCTCGGCCTCGAGATCATCGACCAGGTGCCGGACGTCGACACCGTGGTCGTGCCGATCGGCGGCGGCGGCGTGATCGCCGGCATCGCCCTGGCCGTGAAGGGCACGGCGGAGCGGCTCGGCCGCGAGATCAAGGTCATCGGCGTGCAGGCCGAGAACGCCGCCGCCTACCCGTCGTCGATCCGAGCGGGGGAGCCGGTCACGGTCGCGACCACGCCGACGATCGCCGACGGCATCGCCGTGGCCCGCCCGGGCGACCTCAACTTCCCGATCATCCGCGACCACGTCGACGAGATCGTCACGGTCTCCGATGACGACACCGCCCGCGCGCTGCTCGTGCTGCTCGAGCGGGCGAAGCTCGTCGTCGAGGCAGCGGGCGCGGTCGGCGTCGCGGCGATCATGTCCGGCGCGGTCAAGGACACCGGCCGCACGGTCGTGCTGCTGAGCGGCGGCAACATCGACCCGCTCATGATGGAGCGCGTGATCACCCGCGGGCTCGTCGCGGCGTCGCGGTACATCGGCATCCGGATCATGCTGCCGGACCGTCCGGGACAGCTCGCCCGTGTCGCGCAGGTCATCTCCGAGGCCGGCGCGAACGTCGTCGAGGTGCTGCACACCCGGCACGGCCAGGGCCTCGTCATCAACGAGGTCGCGCTCGACCTGTCGATCGAGGCCCGCGGCCCCGAGCACGCGCAAGAGGTCATCAAGCGCCTGCACGAGGTCGGGTTCCGCCCCGAGCTCCTCGAGCACTAG